In Candidatus Hydrogenedentota bacterium, a single genomic region encodes these proteins:
- a CDS encoding GLUG motif-containing protein, which yields MISRTSSANHTLRNAKKAPCLTCLWAMVLAVCMAHTAPAFGQVIQIDSIAELQLIGNDPAYPLDGDYVLTQDIDASATAAWNSDAGFDPIGDSTTPFTGTLDGQGYVITGLTINRPGTDYVGLFGAVGAGGVVQNLGLDGGEVTGENNVGGLVGYNWGGTVSQCYATGAVAGSYEVGGLVGYND from the coding sequence ATGATCTCGCGTACTTCATCGGCCAATCACACGTTGCGCAACGCCAAGAAAGCACCGTGCCTCACATGCCTCTGGGCTATGGTTCTGGCTGTGTGCATGGCGCATACCGCGCCTGCTTTCGGTCAAGTCATCCAAATCGACTCGATCGCAGAGCTTCAGCTCATTGGAAATGACCCCGCCTACCCCCTCGACGGGGATTACGTCCTTACCCAGGATATCGACGCCTCGGCCACGGCGGCCTGGAACAGCGACGCAGGGTTTGACCCAATCGGCGATTCGACAACGCCGTTTACGGGGACATTGGACGGCCAGGGGTATGTCATTACGGGGCTTACGATCAACCGCCCTGGCACGGATTATGTAGGCCTTTTCGGGGCAGTTGGCGCGGGCGGGGTCGTGCAGAACCTCGGGCTTGATGGCGGCGAGGTGACGGGGGAAAACAACGTCGGCGGCCTGGTGGGCTACAACTGGGGCGGCACGGTATCCCAATGCTACGCGACGGGCGCGGTGGCGGGCTCCTACGAGGTCGGCGGTCTGGTGGGCTACAACGACT
- a CDS encoding sodium:alanine symporter family protein, protein MESIEKLLDTVSGFMWGWPLIILLLGTHVYLTIRLRFIQRYLGKAIRLSLKRTNEGEGDISHFGALTTALAATIGTGNIVGVATAIAAGGPGAVLWMWLTGVFGIATKYGEALLSVKFRVTRANGQMAGGPMYVLERGMNQKWLGVLFAIFTAVAAFGIGNMVQANSISELVNNTFHISPWVTGAIMTILTAIVILGGIRSIARVCEALVPFMAVAYVAGCILLLCMNASTVPHTIALICTSAFTGQAALGGFLGATMKEAIRYGAARGLFSNESGLGSAPIVAAAAQTNTPVRQALVSSTGTFWDTVVVCAMTGLVLVNSGEWQAGVHDGAALTKAAFGDFGMLGGVVLTGGLLTFVFSTILGWSYYGEKAAEYLLGSRAVMPYRCLWVAFVMIGSVTTLRAVWSFADIANACMAIPNLVSLIFLSGVIVAETRTSLWQNPQALESELTRLSE, encoded by the coding sequence ATGGAGTCAATCGAAAAGCTGCTGGATACGGTAAGCGGATTCATGTGGGGGTGGCCGCTTATCATCCTCCTCCTGGGCACGCATGTCTATCTCACGATCCGGCTCCGGTTCATCCAGCGCTACCTGGGCAAGGCCATTCGGCTGTCCCTGAAGCGAACAAACGAAGGGGAGGGCGATATCAGCCACTTCGGCGCCTTGACAACCGCATTGGCTGCCACAATCGGCACCGGCAACATTGTCGGTGTAGCGACGGCTATCGCCGCGGGAGGACCCGGAGCCGTGCTCTGGATGTGGTTGACCGGCGTCTTCGGAATCGCCACAAAGTACGGCGAGGCTCTCCTTTCCGTGAAGTTCCGGGTGACCAGGGCCAACGGCCAGATGGCCGGCGGGCCGATGTACGTCCTCGAACGCGGCATGAACCAGAAGTGGCTGGGCGTTCTGTTCGCCATCTTTACCGCGGTCGCCGCTTTCGGCATCGGCAACATGGTCCAGGCCAATTCCATTTCCGAGCTGGTCAACAACACGTTTCACATTTCCCCATGGGTTACAGGCGCTATCATGACCATCTTGACCGCCATCGTGATTCTAGGGGGAATTCGCTCCATCGCGCGCGTGTGCGAGGCCCTGGTTCCGTTCATGGCCGTCGCATACGTCGCCGGCTGTATCCTCCTTCTGTGCATGAATGCATCGACGGTCCCTCACACCATCGCGCTGATCTGTACGAGCGCGTTCACGGGTCAGGCCGCCCTGGGCGGGTTTCTCGGGGCCACCATGAAGGAGGCCATACGGTACGGGGCGGCCCGCGGCCTCTTCTCGAACGAATCCGGCCTGGGCAGCGCACCGATAGTCGCCGCCGCCGCGCAAACCAACACCCCCGTGCGCCAGGCTCTCGTATCTTCCACCGGAACCTTCTGGGACACCGTAGTCGTATGCGCCATGACCGGTCTCGTGCTGGTCAATTCCGGCGAATGGCAGGCCGGCGTCCACGATGGCGCCGCCTTGACCAAAGCCGCCTTCGGCGACTTCGGCATGCTGGGCGGCGTAGTGCTTACCGGCGGGTTGCTGACCTTCGTGTTCTCCACCATCCTGGGATGGTCCTACTACGGCGAGAAAGCCGCCGAATACCTGTTGGGCTCCAGGGCCGTCATGCCCTACCGGTGCTTATGGGTGGCTTTCGTCATGATTGGCTCCGTAACAACCCTGCGCGCCGTGTGGTCGTTCGCCGACATCGCCAACGCCTGCATGGCCATACCCAACCTCGTTTCCCTGATCTTTCTGAGCGGCGTCATCGTAGCCGAAACGCGCACGTCCCTCTGGCAGAACCCTCAGGCACTGGAATCCGAACTCACGCGACTCTCAGAGTAA
- the lpxC gene encoding UDP-3-O-acyl-N-acetylglucosamine deacetylase, with protein sequence MECQKTIAKPSSFSGIGLHTGNLTTITFKPAPVGSGVTFYRVDLPDRPAVKADIDHVVDVSRGTTIGINGVKVHTVEHVLSAIAGIGIDNVDIEVDANEAPVGDGSALPFLNTLKEAGLVEQDAKREYVEIKQPVYYKSEDKTLSVLPADETRLTVTIAYDHVAVGTQYASYTITPETYEKEIAPARTFCFLREVRMLQEQGLIKGGSLENAIVIGDESILNDDLRFPDEFVRHKLVDLLGDLFLLGQPIKGHVIAVKSGHPLHVNFSKQVKRALLNGHSRIDPGFAGSYGKTQPALDVNNIMQVLPHRFPFLLVDRILSYVPYKRVVGIKNVTVNEPFFQGHWPNMPIMPGVLIIESMAQVSAILLFDGNGKAGKLAYFMGITNARFRRTVVPGDQLIVESEMLQLRHNACRVRAVARIEDDIAVEAEMSFGLTDAPCQDGQIMPRKSV encoded by the coding sequence ATGGAATGTCAAAAGACCATAGCTAAGCCGTCTTCTTTTTCCGGCATTGGTCTGCATACCGGAAACCTGACCACGATTACCTTCAAACCCGCGCCCGTGGGCAGCGGGGTGACCTTCTACCGGGTGGACCTCCCGGACCGCCCGGCCGTCAAGGCGGACATCGACCACGTGGTGGATGTCTCGCGCGGTACCACGATCGGCATTAACGGCGTCAAGGTTCATACGGTCGAGCATGTGCTCTCTGCCATCGCCGGTATCGGCATCGACAATGTCGACATCGAAGTGGACGCCAATGAAGCGCCCGTGGGCGACGGGAGCGCCCTGCCGTTTCTGAATACCCTGAAAGAGGCCGGCCTCGTCGAACAAGACGCCAAACGCGAGTATGTCGAGATTAAGCAGCCCGTCTATTACAAGTCCGAGGACAAGACGCTGAGCGTGCTGCCGGCCGACGAAACGCGCCTCACGGTCACTATTGCCTACGACCATGTCGCGGTGGGTACCCAATACGCTTCATATACCATCACTCCCGAAACGTACGAGAAGGAAATCGCCCCGGCCCGAACCTTCTGCTTCTTGCGGGAGGTGCGCATGCTTCAGGAACAAGGCCTCATCAAAGGGGGAAGTCTCGAGAACGCCATCGTGATTGGAGACGAATCCATCCTGAACGACGACCTCCGTTTCCCGGACGAGTTTGTGCGCCATAAGCTGGTCGATCTATTGGGCGACCTGTTCCTGTTGGGACAGCCCATCAAGGGGCATGTGATCGCCGTGAAATCAGGCCACCCCCTCCACGTGAATTTCTCCAAGCAGGTGAAGAGGGCCCTGTTGAACGGCCATTCCAGGATTGACCCTGGTTTCGCGGGGAGTTATGGGAAGACCCAGCCCGCGCTGGATGTGAACAACATCATGCAGGTGCTGCCCCACCGGTTCCCCTTCCTGCTTGTCGACCGGATTCTGTCCTATGTCCCGTACAAACGGGTAGTCGGCATCAAGAACGTGACCGTAAACGAGCCCTTCTTTCAAGGTCACTGGCCCAATATGCCTATTATGCCGGGCGTCTTGATCATCGAGAGCATGGCCCAGGTCAGCGCGATACTCCTATTCGACGGAAACGGAAAAGCGGGCAAACTCGCCTATTTCATGGGCATCACCAATGCTCGATTCCGCCGCACGGTCGTGCCCGGCGACCAGCTCATCGTCGAATCGGAAATGTTGCAGCTCAGGCACAACGCGTGCCGTGTGCGGGCAGTGGCTAGAATCGAAGACGACATTGCGGTCGAGGCCGAGATGAGTTTCGGGCTTACCGATGCCCCCTGTCAAGACGGGCAAATCATGCCCCGCAAGTCTGTCTGA
- the lpxD gene encoding UDP-3-O-(3-hydroxymyristoyl)glucosamine N-acyltransferase, whose translation MNATVGEIAAQVGGIVIGDDSVRLTGLNGIRQAREGELSFISSSRYLRYLEGTKAGALLVPGSVSVARIPLIQVPDPYAAFLDVLHRELPAAGAARPRGIHPSAVVGENVDLGENVALDAHVTVAPDAVLGDNVCVYTGAYVGTGARIGADTVIYPNASILAGVIVGARCTIHSGAVIGSDGFGYLPGPDGPRKIPQIGNVVIEDDVEVGANSAIDRATFGSTIIGRGTKIDNLVQIGHNVEMGRSCIICGNAGISGSAILGNGVTVAAGAGVAGHIEVGDGVTIAGLSGVTKSVPSGKVVSGFPAMDHERDKRIIASVRRLPEALREIHELQRRLEVLENLRDGMSKDHS comes from the coding sequence ATGAACGCAACAGTTGGCGAAATCGCGGCTCAGGTCGGCGGTATCGTAATCGGAGATGATTCGGTTCGTCTAACGGGCTTGAACGGCATCCGCCAGGCCCGGGAAGGCGAGCTTTCTTTCATTAGCTCTTCCCGCTATCTGCGCTACCTCGAGGGTACCAAGGCGGGCGCGCTCCTGGTGCCCGGCAGCGTCTCCGTAGCGCGAATCCCCCTCATCCAAGTGCCTGACCCATACGCCGCCTTTCTGGACGTCCTCCATCGGGAACTCCCTGCTGCCGGTGCCGCCCGGCCTCGCGGTATTCACCCCAGCGCGGTTGTTGGCGAAAATGTTGACCTCGGCGAAAACGTGGCGCTTGATGCCCACGTCACCGTGGCCCCTGACGCAGTCCTGGGCGACAACGTCTGCGTGTACACAGGCGCCTACGTCGGCACGGGCGCGCGCATCGGGGCCGACACGGTTATCTACCCGAATGCCAGTATCTTAGCGGGGGTAATCGTGGGAGCGCGCTGCACTATTCACAGCGGCGCGGTCATCGGCTCTGACGGGTTCGGCTATCTGCCAGGACCCGATGGCCCCAGGAAGATTCCCCAAATCGGGAATGTTGTTATCGAGGATGACGTCGAGGTCGGCGCAAATTCGGCCATTGACCGCGCCACGTTTGGAAGCACCATCATCGGAAGGGGCACGAAGATTGACAACCTCGTGCAAATCGGACACAATGTCGAGATGGGCAGAAGTTGTATAATCTGCGGAAATGCAGGCATTTCGGGAAGTGCTATTCTGGGAAACGGTGTGACTGTCGCCGCCGGCGCGGGGGTGGCGGGACATATCGAGGTCGGCGACGGCGTGACGATTGCCGGGTTAAGCGGGGTTACGAAGTCTGTCCCATCTGGAAAGGTGGTCTCTGGCTTCCCGGCCATGGACCACGAACGAGACAAACGAATCATTGCAAGTGTGCGGCGGCTGCCGGAGGCTCTTCGGGAAATCCACGAATTGCAGCGCCGCCTGGAGGTATTGGAAAATCTGCGGGATGGAATGTCAAAAGACCATAGCTAA